A genomic stretch from Aedes albopictus strain Foshan chromosome 2, AalbF5, whole genome shotgun sequence includes:
- the LOC109427452 gene encoding protein real-time isoform X1, which translates to MVQKYESPVRIYKYPFELVMAAYERRFPTCPQMPIVLDCEVIDDAETDNGAKRETKRRCKLAVDAPYLFKKIIGIDVAYFIQTNFLDMKARTLNIEAINETFSSRIEIFEKCRYYAHPENPDWTCFDQVATLDIKNFFGFEHSMEKMGMKQYSQTTQKGKEIIEFFINELKKEGISHVDRWKEDESAEPAATSTTTVSISSEKPPLTRDNSILDADYIATYLGQLSPLQESKLVQFRKKIEETNHERKVPDYQTLLRFLRARDFSIDKAATMLQESLQWREEHRIDDILSEYKTPVVVEKYFPGGWHHHDNDGRPLYILRLGNMDVKGLLKSVGEDELLKLTLHICEEGLKLMKEATKLFGKPIWNWCLLVDLDGLSMRHLWRPGVKALLRIIETVEKNYPETMGRVLIVRAPRVFPVLWTIVSAFIDENTRSKFLFFGGPDCLHIEDGLEHYIPTEKIPSFLGGSCIPSISTVGEAVPSKLYTRCFLSACHCTMIHEGGLIPKHLYKSESVEEHNGAPHSHEHHGLYKSVDLKPGQMFELIIKNTDPKSVLTWDIDVLKNDILFALYRTDKDLEQSFNDSFSSVFDNAGMQEGVHYTRLEEKVRCKPKEGVQGSHEMATAGTYVLQWMCPPSCDGPAQLMYFHEILSSANYKGSMTSLQSGFSSNSLQSR; encoded by the exons GCATATGAACGCCGCTTCCCAACCTGCCCCCAGATGCCAATCGTGCTGGACTGTGAAGTTATCGATGATGCAGAAACAGACAACGGAGCCAAGCGGGAAACGAAACGGCGCTGCAAACTGGCCGTCGATGCACCGTATTTGTTCAAGAAAATCATCGGTATCGATGTGGCTTACTTCATTCAAACCAACTTCCTGGACATGAAGGCCCGCACGCTCAACATCGAAGCCATCAACGAGACATTTTcgtccagaatcgaaatcttcgAGAAATGTCGCTACTATGCGCACCCGGAAAATCCAGACTGGACCTGCTTCGATCAGGTGGCCACGTTGGACATCAAGAACTTTTTCGGGTTCGAACATTCGATGGAGAAGATGGGCATGAAACAGTACTCGCAAACCACTCAAAAGGGCAAAGAGATTATCGAATTCTTCATcaacgaattgaaaaaagaagGCATTTCGCATGTGGACAG ATGGAAAGAAGACGAAAGCGCAGAACCCGCGGCTACCAGCACAACAACGGTATCAATTTCCAGCGAGAAACCGCCCCTCACACGCGATAACAGCATACTAGATGCggactatattgccacctacttgGGCCAGCTGTCGCCGCTGCAGGAATCCAAATTGGTGCAGTTTAGGAAAAAGATCGAAGAAACCAACCACGAACGCAAAGTACCCGACTATCAAACGCTGCTGCGGTTCCTGAGAGCGCGTGACTTCAGCATCGACAAGGCCGCCACCATGCTGCAGGAGTCGTTGCAGTGGCGCGAAGAGCACCGCATCGATGACATTCTCAGCGAGTACAAGACACCGGTGGTGGTGGAAAAGTACTTTCCCGGTGGGTGGCACCATCACGACAACGACGGCCGACCGCTGTACATCCTACGGTTGGGCAACATGGACGTGAAGGGGTTGCTTAAATCGGTCGGCGAGGATGAACTGTTAAAGTTG ACGTTGCACATTTGCGAAGAAGGCTTGAAGCTGATGAAAGAGGCAACCAAGCTGTTTGGTAAGCCCATATGGAATTGGTGTCTACTGGTGGATCTGGACGGACTTTCGATGCGCCATCTGTGGCGACCCGGCGTGAAAGCACTGCTACGGATTATCGAAACCGTCGAGAAAAACTATCCGGAAACCATGGGTCGAGTGTTGATCGTGAGGGCACCACGTGTCTTCCCGGTACTGTGGACGATCGTTAGTGCGTTCATTG atgaaaaTACTCGGTCGAAATTTTTGTTCTTCGGAGGCCCTGATTGCTTACACATTGAAGACGGATTGGAACATTATATTCCCACGGAAAAGATTCCCAGCTTTTTGGGAGGCTCCTGCATT CCAAGCATTTCGACAGTGGGGGAAGCGGTACCATCTAAATTGTACACACGGTGCTTTCTGAGCGCGTGTCATTGT ACTATGATCCACGAAGGTGGTCTCATACCCAAACATTTGTACAAATCGGAATCGGTGGAAGAGCACAACGGTGCGCCACACAGCCACGAACACCATGGTTTGTACAAATCAGTCGATCTGAAACCGGGTCAGATGTTCGAGCTGATTATCAAAAACACAGACCCCAAATCGGTATTGACCTGGGACATTGACGTGCTCAAAAATGACATCCTGTTTGCACTCTACCGCACTGACAAAGATCTGGAACAGAGTTTCAATG ATTCGTTTTCATCCGTGTTTGACAATGCCGGCATGCAGGAAGGAGTTCACTATACCCGACTCGAAGAGAAGGTCAGGTGTAAACCGAAAGAAGGCGTTCAA GGTTCCCACGAAATGGCCACCGCCGGAACCTACGTCCTCCAGTGGATGTGTCCGCCATCGTGCGACGGCCCTGCTCAATTGATGTACTTTCACGAGATTCTCAGCTCCGCCAACTACAAGGGCTCAATGACTAGTCTGCAGTCGGGATTCTCCTCGAATAGTCTGCAATCTCGATGA
- the LOC109427452 gene encoding protein real-time isoform X2, whose protein sequence is MVQKYESPVRIYKYPFELVMAAYERRFPTCPQMPIVLDCEVIDDAETDNGAKRETKRRCKLAVDAPYLFKKIIGIDVAYFIQTNFLDMKARTLNIEAINETFSSRIEIFEKCRYYAHPENPDWTCFDQVATLDIKNFFGFEHSMEKMGMKQYSQTTQKGKEIIEFFINELKKEGISHVDRWKEDESAEPAATSTTTVSISSEKPPLTRDNSILDADYIATYLGQLSPLQESKLVQFRKKIEETNHERKVPDYQTLLRFLRARDFSIDKAATMLQESLQWREEHRIDDILSEYKTPVVVEKYFPGGWHHHDNDGRPLYILRLGNMDVKGLLKSVGEDELLKLTLHICEEGLKLMKEATKLFGKPIWNWCLLVDLDGLSMRHLWRPGVKALLRIIETVEKNYPETMGRVLIVRAPRVFPVLWTIVSAFIDENTRSKFLFFGGPDCLHIEDGLEHYIPTEKIPSFLGGSCITMIHEGGLIPKHLYKSESVEEHNGAPHSHEHHGLYKSVDLKPGQMFELIIKNTDPKSVLTWDIDVLKNDILFALYRTDKDLEQSFNDSFSSVFDNAGMQEGVHYTRLEEKVRCKPKEGVQGSHEMATAGTYVLQWMCPPSCDGPAQLMYFHEILSSANYKGSMTSLQSGFSSNSLQSR, encoded by the exons GCATATGAACGCCGCTTCCCAACCTGCCCCCAGATGCCAATCGTGCTGGACTGTGAAGTTATCGATGATGCAGAAACAGACAACGGAGCCAAGCGGGAAACGAAACGGCGCTGCAAACTGGCCGTCGATGCACCGTATTTGTTCAAGAAAATCATCGGTATCGATGTGGCTTACTTCATTCAAACCAACTTCCTGGACATGAAGGCCCGCACGCTCAACATCGAAGCCATCAACGAGACATTTTcgtccagaatcgaaatcttcgAGAAATGTCGCTACTATGCGCACCCGGAAAATCCAGACTGGACCTGCTTCGATCAGGTGGCCACGTTGGACATCAAGAACTTTTTCGGGTTCGAACATTCGATGGAGAAGATGGGCATGAAACAGTACTCGCAAACCACTCAAAAGGGCAAAGAGATTATCGAATTCTTCATcaacgaattgaaaaaagaagGCATTTCGCATGTGGACAG ATGGAAAGAAGACGAAAGCGCAGAACCCGCGGCTACCAGCACAACAACGGTATCAATTTCCAGCGAGAAACCGCCCCTCACACGCGATAACAGCATACTAGATGCggactatattgccacctacttgGGCCAGCTGTCGCCGCTGCAGGAATCCAAATTGGTGCAGTTTAGGAAAAAGATCGAAGAAACCAACCACGAACGCAAAGTACCCGACTATCAAACGCTGCTGCGGTTCCTGAGAGCGCGTGACTTCAGCATCGACAAGGCCGCCACCATGCTGCAGGAGTCGTTGCAGTGGCGCGAAGAGCACCGCATCGATGACATTCTCAGCGAGTACAAGACACCGGTGGTGGTGGAAAAGTACTTTCCCGGTGGGTGGCACCATCACGACAACGACGGCCGACCGCTGTACATCCTACGGTTGGGCAACATGGACGTGAAGGGGTTGCTTAAATCGGTCGGCGAGGATGAACTGTTAAAGTTG ACGTTGCACATTTGCGAAGAAGGCTTGAAGCTGATGAAAGAGGCAACCAAGCTGTTTGGTAAGCCCATATGGAATTGGTGTCTACTGGTGGATCTGGACGGACTTTCGATGCGCCATCTGTGGCGACCCGGCGTGAAAGCACTGCTACGGATTATCGAAACCGTCGAGAAAAACTATCCGGAAACCATGGGTCGAGTGTTGATCGTGAGGGCACCACGTGTCTTCCCGGTACTGTGGACGATCGTTAGTGCGTTCATTG atgaaaaTACTCGGTCGAAATTTTTGTTCTTCGGAGGCCCTGATTGCTTACACATTGAAGACGGATTGGAACATTATATTCCCACGGAAAAGATTCCCAGCTTTTTGGGAGGCTCCTGCATT ACTATGATCCACGAAGGTGGTCTCATACCCAAACATTTGTACAAATCGGAATCGGTGGAAGAGCACAACGGTGCGCCACACAGCCACGAACACCATGGTTTGTACAAATCAGTCGATCTGAAACCGGGTCAGATGTTCGAGCTGATTATCAAAAACACAGACCCCAAATCGGTATTGACCTGGGACATTGACGTGCTCAAAAATGACATCCTGTTTGCACTCTACCGCACTGACAAAGATCTGGAACAGAGTTTCAATG ATTCGTTTTCATCCGTGTTTGACAATGCCGGCATGCAGGAAGGAGTTCACTATACCCGACTCGAAGAGAAGGTCAGGTGTAAACCGAAAGAAGGCGTTCAA GGTTCCCACGAAATGGCCACCGCCGGAACCTACGTCCTCCAGTGGATGTGTCCGCCATCGTGCGACGGCCCTGCTCAATTGATGTACTTTCACGAGATTCTCAGCTCCGCCAACTACAAGGGCTCAATGACTAGTCTGCAGTCGGGATTCTCCTCGAATAGTCTGCAATCTCGATGA